One segment of Rhodanobacteraceae bacterium DNA contains the following:
- a CDS encoding UPF0149 family protein → MENAPDFDELVAALRSLNAGIGASDLHGSLCGYLCAGGQNIRQFLEAVSLQTLLDSEADAHHRAAIAGLVQHSHRELESDEYTFAPLLPDPERPVAERTEALQQWCQGFVGGLGLGGFADERKLSEDGREVLRDLLEIARTAVSHDEDSEVDETALAELTEFARVAALLLRSDLRAPAAATAGMAGSA, encoded by the coding sequence ATGGAAAACGCACCCGATTTTGATGAACTGGTCGCCGCGCTGCGCTCGCTGAATGCGGGCATCGGCGCCTCCGATCTGCACGGCAGCCTGTGCGGATACCTGTGCGCCGGTGGCCAGAACATCCGGCAGTTCCTCGAAGCGGTCTCGCTGCAGACGCTGCTGGATTCGGAAGCGGATGCGCATCACCGCGCCGCCATCGCCGGCCTGGTGCAGCACAGCCACCGCGAGCTGGAAAGCGACGAATACACCTTCGCGCCGCTGCTGCCGGACCCCGAGCGGCCGGTAGCCGAGCGGACCGAAGCCTTGCAGCAGTGGTGCCAGGGATTCGTCGGAGGCTTGGGCCTGGGCGGCTTTGCCGACGAACGCAAGCTGTCCGAGGACGGCCGCGAGGTCCTGCGCGACCTGCTCGAAATCGCGCGCACCGCGGTCAGCCACGACGAGGACAGCGAGGTCGACGAAACCGCACTCGCCGAACTGACCGAGTTCGCGCGCGTGGCCGCGCTGCTGTTGCGCAGCGATCTGCGCGCACCAGCGGCTGCGACCGCCGGCATGGCGGGCAGCGCATGA
- a CDS encoding EAL domain-containing protein, with protein MFQDNPTSRWLGPILIGLAEPASAATGAWSGGDLLAVLLLVALALVAGWLVGRRTALRSNDLLPAAMDSDQRLKWALWGSGDSFWIWEVADDVLSWSSAAPMLGFDRHTSMKGRNWRERVIHREDRPRVEAAIAAHLDGTAPQYEVEYRLRDSAGVWNWVRARGRVVARNDAGTPTLVAGTFRVIEAERAGDAERRTSAEVIRHMLEGVSVTDLEFRFVSANPAFLRLTGYEAGEIAGQTSGILNSPQHPESFYREMRDELLQRGSWSGEMWQRRRSGDDFLAWLQIAEVLSPEGGRTHWVAVLADITDRKRAEQRLRYLAHFDTLTSLPNRAHLRQRLRQRIDTGGSRRFALLFMDLDRFKHVNDSLGHAAGDELLKQAARRLAHVVGATENVARIGGDEFTVIATEDTSNEGVERLAAEVLDAFAGPLLVSGQEIAISPSIGIAYYPDHGRNMDELLRHADAAMYEAKARGRNTYRVYSARMAEDASERTRLEAALRKALDRDELRLVYQPKLSLRSGRITGVEALLRWRSAELGHVPPSRFIPIAEENGMILPLGEWALRQALSQARAWADAGLPQLRIAVNVSAVQLTRGDYAELVKMVLDGHGLSPAWLEIELTESALMADPRRTGATIAELRELGVRAAIDDFGTGYSSLSYLRGLAIDTVKIDKSFVDGIEHNVDDEVLTSTIVLMAHSLGLSVVAEGVETEHQLTFLRGENCDEVQGYWLSRALDADACRAFIESYRMPKGSGVAGRGLRRGRETGCDPSSGPGADAWDLPACRATRAWPAATSVANHCRENR; from the coding sequence ATGTTTCAAGACAACCCGACATCACGCTGGCTCGGGCCGATCCTGATCGGCCTGGCGGAACCCGCGTCGGCGGCCACGGGTGCGTGGTCCGGTGGCGATCTGCTGGCGGTGCTGCTGCTGGTCGCGCTCGCCCTGGTGGCCGGCTGGCTGGTGGGGCGGCGCACTGCGCTGCGCAGCAATGACCTGCTTCCAGCGGCGATGGATTCCGATCAGCGGCTGAAGTGGGCGCTGTGGGGCAGCGGCGACAGCTTCTGGATCTGGGAAGTGGCCGACGATGTGCTCTCCTGGTCCAGTGCCGCCCCGATGCTCGGCTTCGATCGCCACACCTCGATGAAGGGTCGTAACTGGCGCGAGCGTGTGATCCACCGTGAGGACCGGCCGCGAGTGGAGGCTGCGATCGCTGCGCACCTCGACGGAACGGCTCCGCAATACGAGGTGGAGTACCGTCTGCGCGATTCGGCGGGGGTCTGGAACTGGGTACGTGCCCGCGGCCGCGTGGTCGCGCGGAATGACGCCGGAACGCCTACGCTGGTCGCCGGCACTTTTCGCGTCATCGAGGCCGAGCGCGCCGGCGACGCCGAGCGCCGAACCAGCGCCGAGGTCATTCGCCACATGCTGGAGGGCGTGTCGGTCACCGACCTCGAGTTCCGCTTCGTCTCGGCCAATCCCGCCTTCCTCAGGCTGACCGGCTACGAGGCGGGCGAGATCGCCGGCCAGACGTCCGGAATCCTGAACTCGCCGCAGCATCCGGAATCCTTCTACCGCGAAATGCGCGATGAACTGCTGCAACGCGGCAGCTGGTCTGGCGAGATGTGGCAGCGGCGCCGCTCGGGCGACGATTTCCTCGCCTGGCTGCAGATCGCCGAGGTGCTCTCGCCGGAGGGCGGACGCACCCACTGGGTGGCCGTCCTGGCCGATATCACCGACCGCAAGCGTGCCGAACAGCGCCTGCGTTATCTCGCGCATTTCGACACGCTGACCTCGCTGCCGAACCGCGCCCACCTGCGCCAGCGCTTGCGCCAGCGCATCGATACCGGCGGCAGCCGGCGCTTCGCCCTGCTGTTCATGGACCTCGACCGCTTCAAGCACGTCAACGATTCGCTTGGTCACGCGGCCGGCGATGAACTGCTCAAGCAGGCCGCGCGACGCCTGGCGCATGTGGTGGGCGCCACCGAGAACGTCGCGCGCATCGGCGGCGACGAATTCACCGTGATCGCCACCGAAGACACCAGCAACGAGGGCGTCGAACGGCTGGCCGCCGAGGTGCTCGATGCTTTCGCCGGCCCGCTGCTGGTGTCTGGCCAGGAGATTGCGATCTCGCCATCGATCGGCATTGCCTACTATCCGGACCATGGCCGCAACATGGACGAATTGCTGCGGCACGCGGACGCCGCGATGTACGAGGCGAAGGCGCGCGGCCGCAACACCTACCGGGTCTACAGCGCGCGAATGGCCGAGGACGCCAGCGAAAGGACGCGGCTGGAAGCGGCCTTGCGCAAGGCGCTGGACCGCGACGAGTTGCGCCTGGTGTATCAGCCGAAGCTGAGCCTGCGGAGCGGCCGCATCACCGGTGTGGAGGCGCTGCTGCGCTGGCGCTCGGCCGAGCTCGGACACGTGCCGCCGTCACGCTTCATTCCGATCGCCGAGGAAAACGGGATGATCCTGCCGCTCGGCGAATGGGCCCTGCGCCAGGCCCTGTCGCAGGCACGCGCCTGGGCCGATGCAGGGTTGCCGCAGCTGCGGATCGCGGTGAACGTTTCGGCGGTGCAACTGACCCGCGGAGATTACGCGGAGCTGGTCAAGATGGTGCTCGATGGCCACGGTCTGTCGCCGGCCTGGCTGGAGATCGAGCTCACTGAAAGCGCGCTGATGGCTGATCCGCGCCGCACTGGAGCGACCATCGCCGAATTGCGTGAACTCGGCGTGCGCGCGGCCATCGACGACTTCGGTACCGGCTATTCCTCGCTCAGCTACCTGCGCGGGCTCGCCATCGATACGGTCAAGATCGACAAGAGCTTCGTCGATGGCATCGAGCACAATGTCGACGACGAAGTGTTGACCTCAACCATCGTGCTGATGGCGCACTCGCTGGGTCTCTCGGTGGTGGCGGAGGGCGTCGAAACCGAGCACCAGCTGACCTTCCTGCGCGGCGAGAACTGCGACGAGGTGCAGGGCTACTGGCTGTCGCGCGCGCTGGATGCGGACGCCTGTCGCGCCTTCATCGAGAGCTACCGCATGCCCAAAGGGTCTGGTGTTGCCGGGCGCGGGTTGAGGCGCGGGCGCGAGACCGGCTGCGACCCGTCATCCGGGCCGGGCGCCGATGCCTGGGATCTGCCCGCTTGCCGCGCTACTCGGGCGTGGCCTGCAGCCACATCGGTTGCGAATCACTGCCGGGAGAATAGGTGA